In Acidobacteriota bacterium, the following proteins share a genomic window:
- a CDS encoding DUF4388 domain-containing protein, giving the protein MLVMFLDRSRTEEIARLSHGRLDEVPFAAVLHALALEERTAVLSIQRGPLKKEVFFEDGFVVDCRSNLIHETLGRFMMALGKISAEDLHRTLNVSFERGVRLGEVLQEEGIVTAVELARLLQQNLAKKVLDLFTWRDGSYQIVDEVPATGSPLKMKVPQLVVTGVAKFTSTEEIRRMVDALREAGVFWDHMRQGLLEDLRLSSEQQHLAHLLAQGWGVDEVVAASPIEDQEIFRLLYAFGVLGLIAAAPQRIETGVEAGVEAVPEAAVEMAPAPVSSAEEAAPVTTADEVSSGLSALAEIAAVDPAADDLVPVVAPSTAVVPEFGETDPQPAAEPSEALAQIYLDYRGRDAFDLLGVPETVTMSRLRVAFLAFSERFAPWSFPEAGLADKARDLFLAGAQAFGDLADGERRQALIEGRRSRVESPVTSSMAIETDLLDSEKQFEKGKGEMERGDFEQAVTTLQFAADCDPQNAEYRAELAYCRYLAEPQRLDHAIIELQDVLRLEADCGEANLYLGELLMERDEWQRSEDHLRRANRMLAPDRRPIESLKALAVRRRRG; this is encoded by the coding sequence ATGCTGGTCATGTTTCTGGATCGCTCCCGTACCGAAGAAATCGCCCGCCTTTCCCATGGACGCCTCGACGAGGTTCCGTTCGCAGCGGTGCTCCATGCGCTGGCCCTCGAGGAGCGCACGGCGGTGCTCTCGATCCAGCGGGGACCATTGAAGAAGGAGGTCTTTTTCGAAGACGGCTTCGTGGTGGATTGCCGCTCGAACTTGATCCACGAGACCCTCGGTCGCTTCATGATGGCGCTCGGCAAGATCTCTGCCGAGGATCTGCATCGCACCCTGAACGTCTCCTTCGAGCGCGGCGTGCGCCTCGGCGAGGTGTTGCAGGAAGAGGGCATAGTGACCGCCGTCGAGCTCGCCCGGCTACTGCAGCAGAACCTCGCCAAGAAGGTGCTCGACCTCTTCACCTGGCGGGATGGCTCCTACCAGATCGTCGACGAAGTCCCGGCAACCGGCTCGCCGCTGAAGATGAAGGTGCCTCAGTTGGTGGTCACCGGCGTGGCGAAGTTCACCTCGACGGAGGAGATTCGCCGCATGGTCGATGCCTTGCGCGAGGCCGGAGTGTTCTGGGACCACATGCGGCAGGGTCTGCTGGAGGATCTCCGCCTGAGCTCCGAGCAGCAGCACCTGGCTCATCTGCTTGCCCAGGGATGGGGCGTGGACGAGGTGGTGGCGGCTTCGCCGATCGAAGATCAGGAGATCTTTCGTCTGCTCTATGCCTTCGGGGTGCTCGGCCTGATCGCGGCCGCACCGCAGCGGATCGAGACCGGAGTCGAGGCCGGCGTCGAAGCGGTGCCGGAAGCCGCCGTCGAGATGGCGCCGGCGCCGGTCTCGTCAGCGGAGGAGGCGGCGCCCGTCACCACCGCTGACGAGGTCAGCTCTGGGCTTTCGGCCTTGGCGGAGATCGCCGCGGTGGACCCTGCCGCGGACGACCTCGTGCCGGTGGTGGCGCCTTCCACGGCAGTCGTACCCGAGTTCGGCGAGACCGATCCTCAGCCTGCCGCCGAGCCGTCGGAGGCGCTCGCCCAGATCTACCTCGACTACCGTGGACGCGATGCCTTCGACCTTCTCGGCGTGCCGGAGACCGTCACCATGTCGCGGTTGCGGGTCGCCTTCTTGGCTTTTTCCGAACGCTTCGCCCCTTGGTCCTTTCCCGAGGCGGGTCTCGCCGACAAGGCGCGCGACCTCTTCCTGGCCGGCGCTCAGGCCTTCGGTGACCTCGCCGATGGCGAACGTCGGCAGGCGCTGATCGAGGGCCGTCGCAGCCGGGTCGAGTCGCCGGTAACCTCGTCGATGGCGATCGAGACCGACCTGCTCGATTCCGAAAAGCAATTCGAGAAGGGCAAAGGGGAGATGGAGCGGGGGGATTTCGAGCAGGCCGTGACCACCCTGCAGTTCGCCGCCGACTGCGATCCCCAAAACGCCGAGTACCGTGCCGAGCTCGCCTACTGTCGCTATCTGGCCGAGCCCCAGCGCCTCGATCACGCCATCATCGAGCTGCAGGATGTGCTGCGCCTCGAGGCCGACTGCGGCGAAGCCAACCTCTACCTGGGAGAGCTGTTGATGGAGCGCGACGAGTGGCAGCGCTCCGAAGACCACCTGCGGCGCGCCAACCGCATGCTGGCCCCCGATCGGCGGCCGATCGAGAGCCTCAAGGCCCTCGCCGTCCGCCGTCGCCGCGGCTAG